The following nucleotide sequence is from Paenibacillus odorifer.
GAACATCCGGTGACGAAGTGTCAACATAGGGTAACTTACTTTATGCTGAATCGCGTGGCCTACTTCGTGACAAGCGACAGAGATTGCAGAGATGGAGCTTTCATAATACACAGGCTCTGATAAGCGTACAACCCTGTGGATGGGGTCATAATGGTCTGAAAGTGTGCCTCTTACAGGTTCAATCGGAACATCGTGTAAGCCATTGGCGTCGAGCATACGTCTAGCTGCTTCATATCCAGTCAGGCCGTTCGAATTAGCTACCTTCGACCATTTGCTGAAGGTTCCTTTAACTCTAAACTGTGCCCACAATGAGAAAAGAAAGGCAATAATTACTAACAGGTACATAAACATAGGTGCATTCCTCCACTGTATTGTAAATATGGTATTTACATTGGCGGTCCTTGCGTAAGCAATAGCCGGATCGCTTCCATGCAGGCTAATCCCTGAGGGAGCAGATTTGAAAGTACGCGACTGGCCTGTCCTGGCTTCAAACCACTTATAAGAGGTTCAAGGGCTTTTACTTCCCGTTCTA
It contains:
- a CDS encoding zinc metallopeptidase; amino-acid sequence: MFMYLLVIIAFLFSLWAQFRVKGTFSKWSKVANSNGLTGYEAARRMLDANGLHDVPIEPVRGTLSDHYDPIHRVVRLSEPVYYESSISAISVACHEVGHAIQHKVSYPMLTLRHRMFPVVNFASGVAPFMLMAGFIFGYFNLIGLGIIFFSAAVAFQLVTLPVEFNASNRARQVMVEQGFIRNEEERGVAKVLNAAALTYVAAALVSLLELLRLITVFLGNRD